A region from the Triticum aestivum cultivar Chinese Spring chromosome 3D, IWGSC CS RefSeq v2.1, whole genome shotgun sequence genome encodes:
- the LOC123078886 gene encoding zinc finger BED domain-containing protein RICESLEEPER 2, with translation MLAPAAMEVTIDGTVSTTLASVNAVHNPRARKLRSAVWQDFTKERRADGNCVAICNHCKKQLTATSRSGTTHLRNHLAICTTTSTRRAGKRRKLIVRRILHNKTSTGQPGDGHASGEDNDNDSTHFDQELSRQDLARMIVQHGYRFSIVDDLGFRKFVKNLQPQFSMVSYDIVRADSMAIYESERLKLQDVLLKTPCRVSMSVDMWRSSTQMDYLCLTCHYIDHSGDEWKLRKKILNFVHVEEHFTANQIANLILEKLQQWGIERKVASVVLDNCTSGDIVATELLRVMQPRRLLLLNGNLFHVRSCAHILNLTVEESLEQTSDIINRVREMIQNVKFSQERLQKFLDTAKLLQIDQKLLVLDSPNNWPSTYLMFDSACYYHDVLVRLAEQEANYAAFLTAKEWADVKALTEILDALNNTMEKFPVENPTANLYFNDMCEIQVLLNTWRNSPSPVVAQVAGRMLKKFEGYWDLTRPVMAFASILDPRYKMKSIEYFFQLIYGNDQFTAKATIEAIKQTFTSLCNEYEHSADSLKNPAVLFYAGNSSSCMSSVYNNGNDSKTFSRITLSDARRGLDQYIQESSSGQSFKSDLDLYLEEAVYRQKEGNQDNFDILGWWKSFAAKYPVLSQMARDILAIPVSIIPLDSEARVLNEYLSTMDPSTVEGLVCAQDWLRADTEVANSDGHADDKVPRGDELIVAPN, from the exons ATGCTGGCACCGGCAGCGATGGAGGTGACGATTGATGGCACAGTGAGCACCACGCTCGCGTCTGTGAACGCGGTGCACAATCCACGGGCACGCAAGTTGCGGTCTGCTGTTTGGCAGGACTTCACCAAGGAGCGCCGTGCTGACGGCAATTGCGTTGCTATCTGTAACCACTGCAAGAAGCAGCTCACAGCAACCAGCCGTTCAGGCACCACACACCTACGCAACCACCTTGCGATATGCACCACCACCTCTACACGCCGTGCTGGTAAGCGTCGGAAGCTGATTGTGCGCCGTATTCTCCACAACAAAACATCCACTGGGCAGCCTGGCGATGGACATGCCTCTGGTGAGGACAATGACAATGATAGCACACACTTTGATCAAGAACTCAGCCGGCAAGACCTTGCCCGTATGATTGTCCAGCATGGCTACCGGTTTTCAATAGTGGATGATCTGGGGTTTCGAAAGTTCGTCAAGAATCTCCAGCCACAGTTTAGCATGGTGTCATATGACATAGTGAGAGCTGATAGCATGGCAATTTATGAAAGCGAGAGGCTGAAGCTCCAGGATGTGCTCCTCAAGACCCCTTGCCGGGTTAGCATGTCAGTTGATATGTGGCGATCGAGTACACAGATGGACTACTTGTGTTTGACCTGCCACTACATTGATCATTCCGGCGATGAATGGAAACTTAGGAAAAAAATTCTTAACTTTGTGCATGTCGAGGAACATTTTACAGCCAATCAGATTGCCAATCTCATTCTGGAGAAGTTACAACAGTGGGGTATTGAAAGGAAGGTAGCTTCTGTTGTGCTAGACAATTGCACCTCTGGTGACATTGTTGCCACAGAACTTCTCAGAGTTATGCAGCCTAGGAGACTTCTCCTGTTAAACGGAAATTTGTTCCATGTGCGCTCTTGTGCACATATTCTGAATCTCACAGTTGAAGAAAGCTTGGAACAGACATCTGACATAATTAATAGAGTCCGTGAGATGATTCAGAATGTCAAGTTCTCACAAGAAAGGCTTCAAAAGTTTCTAGATACCGCAAAGCTGCTGCAGATTGACCAAAAACTGTTAGTTCTTGATTCTCCAAACAACTGGCCGTCCACTTACTTAATGTTTGATTCTGCATGCTATTATCACGATGTGCTTGTGCGCCTTGCAGAACAGGAAGCAAATTATGCTGCTTTCTTGACCGCTAAGGAGTGGGCTGATGTGAAAGCCCTCACTGAAATACTTGACGCGCTCAATAATACAATGGAGAAGTTTCCAGTGGAAAACCCAACCGCAAACCTATATTTCAATGACATGTGTGAGATCCAGGTTCTTTTGAACACCTGGCGCAATAGTCCATCTCCTGTTGTTGCACAAGTGGCTGGCCGAATGCTGAAAAAGTTCGAGGGATACTGGGATCTTACTAGGCCAGTAATGGCATTTGCATCCATACTGGATCCTCGGTACAAGATGAAGTCAATTGAGTATTTTTTTCAGCTGATTTATGGAAATGACCAATTTACAGCAAAGGCAACAATAGAAGCCATCAAGCAAACCTTTACCAGCCTGTGCAATGAGTATGAACATTCAGCAGATTCATTGAAAAATCCAGCCGTTCTCTTCTACGCTGGAAACAGTAGTTCTTGCATGAGCTCTGTGTACAACAATGGAAATGACTCTAAGACCTTCTCTCGCATCACATTATCAGATGCCCGACGGGGACTTGATCAGTATATTCAGGAGTCATCGTCAGGCCAGTCCTTCAAGTCTGACTTGGACTTGTATCTTGAGGAAGCTGTCTATCGTCAAAAAGAAGGGAATCAAGATAATTTTGACATCCTGGGATGGTGGAAGTCTTTTGCGGCAAAGTATCCTGTCCTTTCTCAAATGGCCCGTGATATTCTTGCTATCCCTGTATCTATCATCCCACTGGACAGTGAAGCCCGGGTGCTGAATGAGTATCTCAGTACTATGGACCCTTCAACGGTTGAGGGATTGGTCTGCGCGCAAGATTGGTTACGTGCAGACACAGAAG TTGCTAATTCAGATGGCCATGCAGATGATAAAGTGCCACGTGGCGACGAACTTATTGTGGCACCGAATTAG
- the LOC123074663 gene encoding protein STRICTOSIDINE SYNTHASE-LIKE 10, producing the protein MTTATMGRNSAAVLVVLACLVSLASAQQVKTTDTRWSYRLPLPDGVSGAESLAFAGKDGIYTGVSDGRVLRWGGSAAGWSTFAYNANYRKIPLCSDSGVPSEEKESICGRPLGVRFNRKTGELYIADAYLGLMKVGPEGGEAQVLATEADGVPFHFLNGLDVDQATGDVYFTDSSTNYPRRFNTEIIMNADATGRLLKYDARTKLVTVLEADLPYPNGVTLSRDRTHLVVAHTVPCQAFRYWLKGPKAGQYELFADLPGYPDNVRRDGQGGFWVALNQEKARLNATAAPVKHLVGVRLGADGVEVEELTAARGVTLSEVAEQSGNKLWLGSVELDYIGLLV; encoded by the exons atgacgacggcgacgatggGGCGCAACTCGGCGGCGGTACTCGTCGTGCTTGCCTGCCTCGTTTCCCTCGCATCGGCCCAGCAGGTCAAGACGACGGACACGCGCTGGAGCTACCGTCTTCCGCTGCCcgacggcgtcagcggcgccgagAGCCTCGCGTTCGCCGGCAAGGACGGGATCTACACCGGCGTCTCCGACGGGCGTGTCCTCAGGTGGGGCGGGAGCGCCGCCGGCTGGAGCACCTTCGCCTACAATGCCAACTACAG GAAAATTCCTTTGTGCTCGGATTCTGGGGTGCCGTCGGAAGAAAAGGAGAGCATATGCGGGCGGCCGCTGGGTGTCCGGTTCAACAGGAAGACCGGCGAGCTCTACATCGCCGACGCCTACTTGGGGCTCATGAAGGTCGGCCCggaaggcggcgaagcccaggtGCTAGCGACGGAGGCGGACGGCGTCCCCTTCCACTTCCTCAACGGCCTAGACGTCGATCAGGCCACCGGCGATGTCTACTTCACCGACAGCAGCACCAACTATCCCCGGAG GTTTAACACGGAGATCATCATGAACGCCGACGCGACCGGCCGCCTGCTCAAGTACGACGCGCGGACGAAGCTCGTCACGGTGCTCGAGGCGGACCTGCCGTACCCGAACGGCGTCACGCTCAGCCGCGACAGGACGCACCTGGTGGTGGCGCACACGGTGCCGTGCCAGGCGTTCCGGTACTGGCTCAAGGGGCCCAAGGCCGGGCAGTACGAGCTCTTCGCCGACCTGCCGGGGTACCCGGACAACGTGCGGCGCGACGGGCAGGGCGGTTTCTGGGTGGCGCTCAACCAGGAGAAGGCGCGGCTCAacgcgacggcggctccggtgaaGCACTTGGTCGGCGTCCGTCTCGGCGCCGACGGCGTGGAGGTCGAGGAGTTGACGGCCGCCAGGGGCGTGACGCTCAGCGAGGTGGCGGAGCAGAGCGGCAACAAGTTGTGGTTGGGTTCCGTCGAGCTTGATTATATAGGCCTCTTAGTTTGA